The sequence below is a genomic window from Zavarzinia compransoris.
GGGATGCCGGCGGCCAGGGCGCGCTGCAATTCCCCGCCCGAGACGACGTCGGCCCCGGCGCCCAGCCGGGCCAGGGTGGCGATCACCGCCTGGTTGGCATTGGCCTTCAGGGCATAGCAGACCAGGGCCTTCTGGTCGGCGAAGGCATCGGCGAAGACGCGGTAATGGCGTTCCAGCGTCGCCGTCGAGTAACAGTAGAAGGGCGTGCCGACGGCGGCGGCGATCGCTTCGATCGAGACCCCTTCGGCGCAGAGCCGGCCGTCGCGATATTCGAAATGGTTCATGGGGCGGGCGGTCTCTCAGTAGATCGGCTGCGGCTTCGATTGGGAATTGCGGCTTTCGGGCACGCCCATCTGGTTCGGGTGCACCGTCTCGGGCATAGACACGACGTCGCCGGTGCCCGGGCGCATGGGATCGCCCCGCTTGCCGCAGGCGGCCAGGGCCAGGACCATCAGGGTGCACAAAAGAACTGTCCGCATGATCCCGTCCTCAAAGCCCAAGGCGCGTGCGCGCCGCCGCGATCTGAAGGCGCACGCCCGAAGGCGCGGTGCCGCCGAAGCTGACCCGGCTCGCCACCGAATTGTCCACCGAAAGGACGTCGAAAACCGCCGCCGTGATCCGCGGCTCGATCCCCTGCATGTCGGCAAGGCTGAGAGCGTCGAGATCGATGCCCCGGGTCTCGGCCAGTTTCACGATCCGGCCGGTGACGTGATGGGCCTCGCGGAAGGGCATGTTCAGGGCCCGCACCAGCCAGTCGGCGAGATCGGTCGCGGTCGAGAAGCCGGTGCCGGCGGCGGCCTTCAGGACCGGCGCGTTCGGCGTCATGTCCCTGACCATGCCGGCCATGGCGGCGACCACCAGTTCGATCGCTTCGGCGGCCTCGAAGGTCGGTTCCTTGTCTTCCTGCATGTCCTTGGCATAGGCGAGCGGCAGGCCCTTCATGACGATGAGGAGGGCGTTCAGCGCGCCGATCACGCGCCCGACCTTGGCCCGGGACAGTTCCGCCGCGTCCGGGTTCCGCTTCTGCGGCATGATCGAGGAGCCGGTGGTGAAAGCGTCGGTCAGGGTGATGAAACGGAACTGGGCGCTGGTCCAGATCACGATTTCTTCCGCCAGGCGCGACAGATGCACGCCGAGGATCGAGGCCGCGGCCAGATATTCGAGGGCGAAATCGCGCGACGACACGCTGTCCAGCGAATTGGCCGTCGGCCGGTCGAAGCCGAGGGCGGCGGCGGTCGCGAAACGGTCGATCGGGAAGGAGGTGCCGGCCAGCGCGGCGGCGCCCAGCGGGCATTCGTTCAGCCGCGCGCGGGCATCGCGCAGGCGGCCGATGTCGCGTTCCAGCATGGCGACATAGGCCATCAGGTGATGGCCGAAGGTGATCGGCTGGGCGACCTGGAGATGGGTGAAGCCCGGCATCACCACATCGGCGTGCGTCTCCGCCTGGTCCAGCAGGGCGGCGACCAGATCGGTGGCCTGGCCGCTCAGCCGGTCGGCGGCATCGCGCACCCAGAGGCGGAAATCGGTCGCCACCTGGTCGTTCCGCGAGCGCGCGGTGTGCAGGCGGCCGGCGGCGGGGCCGATCAGCTCGGCCAGGCGGGCCTCGACATTCAGGTGAATGTCTTCCCGGTCGCGGCGGAACTCGAAGCGGCCCTCGTCGATCTCGGCCTTGACGGCGTCGAGGCCGGCCTGGATCTTTTCGCCGTCGTCGCTTGCAATGATGCCCTGGGCGACCAACATGGCCGCATGGGCCTTGGAGCCGGCGATATCCTGGGCATGGAGCTTGCGGTCGAAATCGATCGAGGCATTGATGCGCTCCATGATTTCGGCGGGGCCGCGCTCGAAGCGGCCGCCCCACATCTGGTTCGAGGACGTCTTGCTGTCGTTCTGGTCGTTGGACATCGATACTACTTGGTCTGTTGGAACGGTCGGCACACCATCGGGGAGTTGGATGACATGAAGCTGGTGCCGGTTCTCGCGATGTTGGCCGCCGCTGCCGTGATCGCCGGGGCGGTTGTCGCCTTCGGGCCGGGAGCGCTCGAGACGCGGGCCGCGCAGACGACAGGGATCGCCAACTTTAGCCCGAGCGACGCCCCGACGCCAGCACCGGCAACAGGTTTCGCGAATGCCGAGGGCGGCACCGTCACCCTGGCCGACTTCAAGGGCAAGGTGCTGGTGGTGAATTTCTGGGCCACCTGGTGCGCGCCCTGCATCGAGGAATTGCCCGCCCTCGCGCGCCTGAACGAAGCCTTGGCGCCGGAAAATGTGGCGGTCCTGGCGCTTTCCGTCGACCGGCTGGAGAACGCCCGGATCCGGAGCTTCCTCGACGCCAATGGCGCCGCCGCCCTCGCGCTCTACAAGGACGAGGGGATGGCGCTGGCCCGCGAGTTCAAGGTGCGCGGCCTGCCGACCACGGTGGTGATCGATGCCGAGGGCCGGGTGCGCGGCCAATTGGTCGGCCCCGCGGCCTGGGATTCCGAATCGGCCCTCGCCCTGGTCCGGTCCTTCAAGGGCCCCTGATCAGCGCAGCGCCAGCCAGACGATGACGCCGGTGCCCGCCGCGATCCGGTACCAGGCGAAGGGCGCGAAGCCGTGGCGCTCGATGAAGCCGACCGCCGCCTTGACCACCAGGGCGGCGACGACGAAGGCGATGGCGAAGCCGATGGCGATGGCCAGCGCGCCGGTCTGGGTCAGGCCGTCCGCGGTCTTGTAGAGATCGTAGCCGGTGGCGGCGACCATGGTCGGAATCGCCAGGAAGAAGGAATATTCCGCCGCCGCCTTGCGGCTGAGGCCGAAGCCGAGGCCGCCCATGATGGTGGCGCCCGAGCGCGAGACCCCGGGGATCATGGCCAGGCACTGCACGATCCCGATCCCGAGGGCGACGGGCGGCGTCATCTCGTCGACGCTGCCGATGCGCGGGCGGTCGAACAGCCGTTCCAGCACCAGGATGACGATGCCGCCGGCGATCAGGGCGACGGCGACGGTCAGCGGGCTTTCGAGCAGGACCGACTTGATGAACTTATAGGCCAGCAGGCCGACCACCGCCGCCGGCAGGAAGCCGACCAGGACGTTGACGGCGAAGCGCCATGCCCGCGGCTCGCGCCGCACGAGGCCGACCGTCGTTTCCGCCAGCCGGCGGTGATAGACGGTGCAGACGGCGAGAATGGCGCCGAGCTGGATCGCGATCAGGAAGGCGGCGGGCAGTTCGACCCCGAGCATTTCCTTGAGCACGATCAGGTGCCCGGTGGAGGAGACCGGCAGGAATTCGGTCAATCCCTCCAGCGTGCCGATCAGCACGACGGAGAGCAGCAGGAACAGGTCCATCGGATTACAGCCAGCCCTTGCGCTTGAAGTAGAGGTAAGGCAGCACGGCGGAGACGACCATCAGCACGATGGCCATGGGATAGCCGTAGTCCCATTTCAATTCCGGCATGAGATCGAAATTCATGCCGTAGATCGAGGCCATCAGGGTCGGCGGCAGGAACACGGTGGCGGCGACCGACAGGATCTTGATCACCCGCGTCTGTTCGATGTTGATCATGCCGAGCGTCGCGTCGAGCAGGAAGTTCACCTTCTGCGCCAGCGCCGAGGCATGTTCCGCGATCGAGCGGATGTCGCGGGCCATGGTCTTCAGGCGGGCGCGGTATTCCTTCTTCACCTCGGGCGTCAGCACCTGGGTCAGGAAGGTGACGACGCGCTCGATCGAGGCGAGGCTTTCCCTGACCTTGCCGGTCAGGTCGTCGAAGCGGCCGAGCGAGCGCAGCGCCCCTTCGAGGTCGGCGGCTTCGTCGCCCTTCCTGGTCCGGGCGCGGAAGACGTCGCGCGACAGCCCGTCCATCTCGACCGCGACATTCTCGAGGACGTCCGCCGCCCGGTCGATGATCGCCTCGATCAGGCCGGCGAGCGCCGTCTCGCCGCTTTCGCACTGGCCGGGCAGCTTCAGGGCCTTGGTGGCATAGATCGAAAAGGCCAGCGGATCGCTGTAGCGCAGGCTGACCAGGACGTGATTGGCCATGACGAAGGTGATCGCGCCCGCCTCCGCCGTCGGGGTGTCGGCCTTGGAGACCACGGTCGCGGTCATGAAGCGGGCACCGTCGACTTCATAGAGGCGGGACGAGGCTTCGATCTCGCGCATCTCGGCCCTGGTCGGCAGGTCGAGGCCGAGCAGGGCTTCGAGGGAATGTTCCTCGTCCGTCGTCGGCTCGAAGATATCGGCCCAGACCAGGCGTTCCGGCAGGGCGTCGCCCAGGGTCCAGGGCGTCTTCACCAGGCGGCCGTCGACGAAATGGTAGAGGGTCACCATGGCCGTCTCTCCTCCGCAGCGCCCGGTTCAGCGGCCCCTTTTAGGCGCCGCGCTGCCATACCGCAAGCCGGCGCATGCCCTGCACCCCGCGCCGGACCAGCGCCGCCGTGCGCGGGCCGATCAGGCGGGCGATGGTCGGGCGGTCCGCGTCGGGTTCGAGGGCGAGGCCGACGCTGTCCACCGCGCCCGCATCGTCGAGGCCGCGCACCACCAGTTCGACCGGGCCATAGGCCAGGCGGTCGCCCGGCACCGGCTGGCCGCCGAAGGCCGCGGCCAGCACGCCGGCGATGGTCCTGCCCCGGTCCTGGGGTTTCAGGTCGATGCCGTAGAGACGGCAGAAATCGTCGATCGCCTGATCGGCCTCGACCGGGAATTCGCCGGCGGCGGCGACCGCGCCCTCGTGCCGGCGCCGGCTGGCGAAGATGCGGTCGAGGGTCAGGATCTGTTCCGGGTCGGCGATGACCAGGACGTAATCCTTGGGCGCCAGCCGGTCCAGTGCCTCGGCCGTGACCACGGTGCCGGCGCGCAGCACGGTCAGCACCGTCGCCCCCTCGGGCAGGACGAGGCGGGCGAACGGCAGGTCGAGCACGCTGGAGCCCGGCAGCACCCGATAGCCGACGATGTCGCGCTGGGCGCCCAGGGGCACGTCGACGTCGCGCCGGTCGGCATGGGCCTTCGACGGCGGCAGGGCGAGGTTGAGGAAGCGGGCGGCGGGCGCCACCGTCCAGCCCTGAAGTGCCAGGGAGGTCAGGACGACGACGAAGGCGACGCCGAACAGCGCCTCCGCCCCCGGCATGTTCTCGATGATGGCGGGCAGGGCGAGATAGATCGGCACCGCCCCGCGCAGGCCCACCCAGGCGGCGAAGGCTCTCTCCCGCATCGAGAAGCGGAACGGCCAGAGGCAGAGGAAGACCGCCAGCGGCCGCGCCACCACCATCAGGACGCAGGCGACGCCGAGGGCGGGCAGCAGAACCGGCAGCAGCTTGGTCGGCGTCACCAGGAGGCCGAGGGTGAGCAGCATGGCGATCTGCGCCAGCCAGGCGATGCCGTCGTGGAAGCGGAGGATGAACTGGCTGGCCCGGTGCCGCTCGTTGCCGAGGACGAAGCCGGCGACATAGACGGCGAGGAAGCCCGAGGCTCCGATCAGCTGGGTCCCGGCGAAGACGGTCAGGGCCGACATGACGACCATCACCGGATAGAGGCCGGCGGCGACTTCCAGCCGGTTGACCAGGAACACCATGGCCCGCCCGCCGGCCCAGCCGATCAGCGCGCCGCCGCCGATCTCGAAGACGAAGGACAGCGCGCCGGAACCGAGCGAGACGCCGCTTCCCGCCACCATCTCGATCGCCAGCAGGGCGAGGAAGATCGCCATCGGGTCGTTCAGGCCCGATTCGACCTCGAGGGTGGAGGCGACGCGCCGGGCGATGTCGAGCTTCTGCAGGCGCAGCAGGAAGAAGACGGCGGCGGCATCGGTCGAGGCGACGATGGCGCCGATCAGCAGGGCGCCCGCCGGCGGCGTGCCGAACATGGCCCAGGCGGCCACGGCGACGATGCCGGCGGTGATCGCCACGCCCACGGTCGCCAGCACCAGGGACGGCAGGCCGGCGACGGCGATGGTGCTGCGCTGGGTGCGCAGGCCGCCGTCGAACAGGATGACGGCAAGCGAGACCGAGCAGACGAAATAGGCACCCGAGACATCGTTGTAGCGGATGCCGAGGCCGTCCTCGCCCGCCAGCATGCCGAGGCCGAGAAAGACGAGCAGGACCGGCGCCCCGAGACGGGAGGAGACGCGTCCGGCGACGATGGCGAAGACACCCATCAGGGCGCCGATGAGGATGATCTGATAGGTGAGACTCATGTCCGCACTCGGTAAGCGCCCCTACTGTAACGGACCGCAGGCATCCGATGCAGCGATTGGAGTCATCGGATTATGGCATGAAGAGGTCGCGCGCCTTGCGGGTCTCCTCGACCACGAAGCGGCTGACCGCGCGGATCCGCGGCAGGTCCTTGAGGTCGGAATGGGTCAGCAGGTACAGGGTGCGGACCAGGGCCACCACCCCGGGCAGCACCGGCACCAGGCCGGGCTCCGCCGCCGCCGCGAAATGGGGCAGGACGCAAAGCCCGAAGCCCGAGCGCGCGGCCTGCAACTGGGCGACCAGCCCCGCGCTGCGCAGGCCGGCCCGGATGCCGGGGTGGATCTCGGCCAGATAGTCGAGTTCGGGGGTATAGAGCAGGTCGTCGATATAGCCGATGAAACTGTGGTAGGGCAGGTCCTCCACCTGGGTCGGGGTGCCGCGCCGCGCCAGATAGGCGTCCGAGCCGTAAAGGCCCAGCCGGTAGTCCGTCAGCTTCGAGGCGACCAGCCGGCCGGAGCGGGGCGGCGACAGGCTGATGGCGAGATCGGCCTCGCGCTTGGACAGGCTGAAGACCCGGGGCATGGCCACCAGCTGGAGTTCCAGCCCCGGGTGCAGGCCGATCAGCCGGCCCAGGCGCCCGGCCAGGAACAGGGTGCCGAAACCGTCCGGCGCGCCGATCCGGACCGCGCCCGAGATCTGGGTATCGACCCCTGAAATCTGGTCGAGGGCGCCGAGCGCCGCCGTCTCCATCTGTTCCGCGGCCCCGACCAGGGTGACGCCCCGGTCCGTCAGGTCGTAGCCGGTCGGGCCGCGGTCGACGAGGCGGGCGCCCAGCGCCTCCTCGAGCACGCCGATGCGGCGGATCACGGTGGAGTGATCTACCCCCAGCCGTTTCGCCGCCAGCGAGACCCGGCCGGCGCGGGCGACGGCCAGGAGATAGCGCAGGTCGTCCCAATCCAGCCGTCCGGTCATCGACATGCCTGCATGAATGCGGCCTCCACCCCTCTGCGTTTCCGCACAATGATCCTGCGGCAACGCTTGTGGAAGTGGAAAGCGGCCTGTGCCAGTTTGCGCGGCGAAGAATTCACCTCGGGGAAACGCCATGGCGACGCATCTCACGCACCTCATCGACGGCCAGCACCTTCCGGGGCAGAGCGGTCGCTTCCAGGACGTCTACAACCCGACGCTCGGCGAAGTGATCCGCAAGGCCCCGCTGGCGACCAAGGAAGAAGTCGAGGCGGCGATCGCGTCGGCCGAAGCCGCCTTCCCGGCCTGGGCGGCGCAGAACCCGCAGAAGCGCGCCCGCGTCATGTTCAAGTTCAAGGAACTGGTCGAGCGCGAGATGGACAGCCTCGCCCGCCTGCTGTCCGAAGAACACGGCAAGGTGATCTCGGACGCCAAGGGCGACATCCAGCGCGGCCTTGAAGTGATCGAATTCGCCTGCGGCATCCCGCACCTCCTGAAGGGCGACTTCACCGAAGGCGCCGGCCCCGGCATCGACATGTATTCGATGCGCCAGCCGCTGGGCGTCGTTGCCGGCATCACGCCGTTCAACTTCCCGGCCATGATCCCGATGTGGATGTTCGGCGTCGCCATCGCCTGCGGCAATACCTTCGTCTGCAAGCCCTCGGAAAAGGACCCGTCGGTGCCGCTGCGCCTGGCCGAACTGTTCCTCGAGGCGGGCGGGCCCAAGGGCGTGCTGAACGTCGTGATCGGCGACAAGGTCGCGGTCGACACCATCCTGACCGACCCGCGGATCCAGGCCGTTTCCTTCGTCGGCTCGACCAATATCGCCTCCTACGTCTATGCGACGGGCACCGCCAACGGCAAGCGCGTGCAGGCCATGGGCGGCGCCAAGAACCACATGATCATCATGCCGGATGCCGACCTCGACCAGGTGGCGGACGCGCTGATCGGCGCCGGCTACGGCTCGGCCGGCGAGCGCTGCATGGCGATCTCGGTCGCGGTGCCGGTGGGCGAGGAAGTCGCCGACAAGCTGGTCGAAAAGCTGATCCCGCGGGTCGAAGCCCTGAAGGTCGGCCCCAGCTTCGACCCGACTTCGGACTACGGCCCGGTGGTTTCGGCCGAACATCTGGCCAAGGTGAAGGGCTATATCGACCTCGGCGTCCAGGAAGGCGCCAAGCTGCTGGTCGACGGCCGCGACTTCAAGCTCCAGGGCTATGAGCAGGGCTATTTCCTGGGCGGTTCGCTGTTCGACCATGTGACGCCGGACATGCGCTCCTACAAGGACGAGATCTTCGGCCCGGTGCTCCAGATCGTCCGCGCCAAGGATTTCGAAGAGGCGATCTCGCTGCCGACCAAGCACACCTACGGCAACGGCGTCGCCATCTATACCCGCGACGGCGATGCGGCGCGCGATTTCGCCAGCCGGGTCCAGGTCGGCATGGTCGGCATCAACGTGCCGATCCCGGTGCCGCTGGCCTATCACTCCTTCGGCGGCTGGAAGCGCTCGGCTTTCGGCGACACCAACCAGCACGGCACCGAGGGCGTGAAATTCTTCACCAAGGTCAAGACCGTGACCAGCCGCTGGCCGACGGGCATCCGCTCGGGCGCGGAATTCTCGATCCCGACGATGAAGTAAGCCGCAAAGCGGAGGAGACGGGGCGCCGGGGCCGGAAGGTCCGGCGCCCCTTTT
It includes:
- a CDS encoding LysR family transcriptional regulator gives rise to the protein MTGRLDWDDLRYLLAVARAGRVSLAAKRLGVDHSTVIRRIGVLEEALGARLVDRGPTGYDLTDRGVTLVGAAEQMETAALGALDQISGVDTQISGAVRIGAPDGFGTLFLAGRLGRLIGLHPGLELQLVAMPRVFSLSKREADLAISLSPPRSGRLVASKLTDYRLGLYGSDAYLARRGTPTQVEDLPYHSFIGYIDDLLYTPELDYLAEIHPGIRAGLRSAGLVAQLQAARSGFGLCVLPHFAAAAEPGLVPVLPGVVALVRTLYLLTHSDLKDLPRIRAVSRFVVEETRKARDLFMP
- a CDS encoding CoA-acylating methylmalonate-semialdehyde dehydrogenase, with product MATHLTHLIDGQHLPGQSGRFQDVYNPTLGEVIRKAPLATKEEVEAAIASAEAAFPAWAAQNPQKRARVMFKFKELVEREMDSLARLLSEEHGKVISDAKGDIQRGLEVIEFACGIPHLLKGDFTEGAGPGIDMYSMRQPLGVVAGITPFNFPAMIPMWMFGVAIACGNTFVCKPSEKDPSVPLRLAELFLEAGGPKGVLNVVIGDKVAVDTILTDPRIQAVSFVGSTNIASYVYATGTANGKRVQAMGGAKNHMIIMPDADLDQVADALIGAGYGSAGERCMAISVAVPVGEEVADKLVEKLIPRVEALKVGPSFDPTSDYGPVVSAEHLAKVKGYIDLGVQEGAKLLVDGRDFKLQGYEQGYFLGGSLFDHVTPDMRSYKDEIFGPVLQIVRAKDFEEAISLPTKHTYGNGVAIYTRDGDAARDFASRVQVGMVGINVPIPVPLAYHSFGGWKRSAFGDTNQHGTEGVKFFTKVKTVTSRWPTGIRSGAEFSIPTMK
- a CDS encoding TlpA family protein disulfide reductase, whose translation is MKLVPVLAMLAAAAVIAGAVVAFGPGALETRAAQTTGIANFSPSDAPTPAPATGFANAEGGTVTLADFKGKVLVVNFWATWCAPCIEELPALARLNEALAPENVAVLALSVDRLENARIRSFLDANGAAALALYKDEGMALAREFKVRGLPTTVVIDAEGRVRGQLVGPAAWDSESALALVRSFKGP
- a CDS encoding potassium/proton antiporter — translated: MSLTYQIILIGALMGVFAIVAGRVSSRLGAPVLLVFLGLGMLAGEDGLGIRYNDVSGAYFVCSVSLAVILFDGGLRTQRSTIAVAGLPSLVLATVGVAITAGIVAVAAWAMFGTPPAGALLIGAIVASTDAAAVFFLLRLQKLDIARRVASTLEVESGLNDPMAIFLALLAIEMVAGSGVSLGSGALSFVFEIGGGALIGWAGGRAMVFLVNRLEVAAGLYPVMVVMSALTVFAGTQLIGASGFLAVYVAGFVLGNERHRASQFILRFHDGIAWLAQIAMLLTLGLLVTPTKLLPVLLPALGVACVLMVVARPLAVFLCLWPFRFSMRERAFAAWVGLRGAVPIYLALPAIIENMPGAEALFGVAFVVVLTSLALQGWTVAPAARFLNLALPPSKAHADRRDVDVPLGAQRDIVGYRVLPGSSVLDLPFARLVLPEGATVLTVLRAGTVVTAEALDRLAPKDYVLVIADPEQILTLDRIFASRRRHEGAVAAAGEFPVEADQAIDDFCRLYGIDLKPQDRGRTIAGVLAAAFGGQPVPGDRLAYGPVELVVRGLDDAGAVDSVGLALEPDADRPTIARLIGPRTAALVRRGVQGMRRLAVWQRGA
- the argH gene encoding argininosuccinate lyase, which codes for MSNDQNDSKTSSNQMWGGRFERGPAEIMERINASIDFDRKLHAQDIAGSKAHAAMLVAQGIIASDDGEKIQAGLDAVKAEIDEGRFEFRRDREDIHLNVEARLAELIGPAAGRLHTARSRNDQVATDFRLWVRDAADRLSGQATDLVAALLDQAETHADVVMPGFTHLQVAQPITFGHHLMAYVAMLERDIGRLRDARARLNECPLGAAALAGTSFPIDRFATAAALGFDRPTANSLDSVSSRDFALEYLAAASILGVHLSRLAEEIVIWTSAQFRFITLTDAFTTGSSIMPQKRNPDAAELSRAKVGRVIGALNALLIVMKGLPLAYAKDMQEDKEPTFEAAEAIELVVAAMAGMVRDMTPNAPVLKAAAGTGFSTATDLADWLVRALNMPFREAHHVTGRIVKLAETRGIDLDALSLADMQGIEPRITAAVFDVLSVDNSVASRVSFGGTAPSGVRLQIAAARTRLGL
- the corA gene encoding magnesium/cobalt transporter CorA, yielding MVTLYHFVDGRLVKTPWTLGDALPERLVWADIFEPTTDEEHSLEALLGLDLPTRAEMREIEASSRLYEVDGARFMTATVVSKADTPTAEAGAITFVMANHVLVSLRYSDPLAFSIYATKALKLPGQCESGETALAGLIEAIIDRAADVLENVAVEMDGLSRDVFRARTRKGDEAADLEGALRSLGRFDDLTGKVRESLASIERVVTFLTQVLTPEVKKEYRARLKTMARDIRSIAEHASALAQKVNFLLDATLGMINIEQTRVIKILSVAATVFLPPTLMASIYGMNFDLMPELKWDYGYPMAIVLMVVSAVLPYLYFKRKGWL
- a CDS encoding undecaprenyl-diphosphate phosphatase encodes the protein MDLFLLLSVVLIGTLEGLTEFLPVSSTGHLIVLKEMLGVELPAAFLIAIQLGAILAVCTVYHRRLAETTVGLVRREPRAWRFAVNVLVGFLPAAVVGLLAYKFIKSVLLESPLTVAVALIAGGIVILVLERLFDRPRIGSVDEMTPPVALGIGIVQCLAMIPGVSRSGATIMGGLGFGLSRKAAAEYSFFLAIPTMVAATGYDLYKTADGLTQTGALAIAIGFAIAFVVAALVVKAAVGFIERHGFAPFAWYRIAAGTGVIVWLALR